From a single Micromonospora pallida genomic region:
- a CDS encoding hemolysin family protein has translation MAVDPSHVMDTPILAAGTTAGLPDLQLLVFAAGLVVLAGIIAATEAALAAVSPARAAELARDGVRGARTLQAVAADVVRHLNLLLLLRLLAELTATTLVALVAVDTFGAGWRAALVTAGAMTVISFVVVGVGPRTIGRQHAYAVGRAVAPLVRWLGRVLNPLASLLILIGNAVTPGKGFREGPFATQVELRELVDLAEQRGVVEHGERQMIHSVFALGDTIAREVMVPRTEMVWIEERKTLAQALALFLRSGFSRIPVIGENVDDVLGVLYFKDLMRRTEGGGAHVERTPVAELMRPATFVPESKPVDDLLSEMQAARNHLVIVVDEYGGTGGLVTIEDILEEIVGEITDEYDIERPPVEHLPEEGAVRVTARLPVENLGELFDVELPADEVETVGGLLAQALGRVPIPGAEAAVAGLHLVAEGTTGRRNRIDTVLVRRVGPTDEQESPGRGDQAEPRGGNPNSFEERQPADA, from the coding sequence TTGGCGGTCGACCCGAGCCACGTGATGGACACGCCGATACTCGCGGCTGGCACCACCGCCGGCCTGCCCGACCTGCAACTGCTCGTCTTCGCGGCCGGTCTGGTGGTGCTCGCCGGAATCATCGCGGCGACCGAGGCGGCGCTGGCCGCCGTCTCCCCGGCCCGCGCCGCCGAGCTGGCCCGCGACGGGGTACGCGGCGCGCGTACGCTCCAGGCCGTCGCCGCGGACGTGGTCCGCCACCTCAACCTGCTGCTCCTGCTCCGGCTGCTGGCCGAACTGACCGCGACCACGCTGGTGGCCCTGGTCGCGGTGGACACCTTCGGCGCCGGCTGGCGGGCCGCCCTGGTCACCGCCGGGGCGATGACGGTGATCAGCTTCGTGGTGGTCGGGGTCGGGCCACGGACCATCGGCCGGCAGCACGCGTACGCGGTCGGCCGGGCGGTCGCCCCGCTGGTCCGCTGGCTGGGCCGGGTGCTGAACCCACTCGCCTCGCTGCTCATCCTGATCGGCAACGCGGTCACCCCCGGCAAGGGGTTCCGGGAGGGACCCTTCGCCACCCAGGTGGAGCTACGCGAACTGGTCGACCTGGCCGAGCAGCGCGGGGTGGTGGAGCACGGCGAACGCCAGATGATCCACTCGGTCTTCGCCCTCGGCGACACCATCGCCCGCGAGGTGATGGTGCCCCGTACCGAGATGGTGTGGATCGAGGAGCGCAAGACGCTCGCCCAGGCACTGGCGCTCTTCCTGCGCTCCGGGTTCTCCCGCATCCCGGTGATCGGCGAGAACGTCGACGACGTGCTCGGCGTGCTCTACTTCAAGGACCTGATGCGCCGTACCGAGGGTGGTGGCGCGCACGTCGAGCGGACGCCGGTGGCCGAGCTGATGCGTCCGGCGACCTTCGTGCCGGAGTCCAAGCCGGTCGACGACCTGCTCTCCGAGATGCAGGCCGCCCGCAACCACCTGGTGATCGTCGTCGACGAGTACGGCGGCACCGGCGGCCTGGTCACCATCGAGGACATCCTCGAGGAGATCGTCGGCGAGATCACCGACGAGTACGACATCGAGCGTCCCCCGGTCGAGCACCTGCCGGAGGAGGGGGCGGTGCGCGTGACCGCCCGGCTGCCGGTGGAGAATCTGGGTGAGCTGTTCGACGTGGAGCTTCCCGCCGACGAGGTGGAGACCGTCGGTGGCCTGCTCGCCCAGGCGCTCGGCCGGGTACCGATCCCGGGCGCGGAGGCGGCGGTCGCCGGGTTGCACCTGGTCGCCGAGGGGACCACCGGCCGACGGAACCGGATCGACACCGTGCTGGTGCGCCGGGTCGGGCCGACCGACGAACAGGAGAGCCCGGGGCGGGGCGACCAGGCCGAGCCCCGGGGAGGAAACCCGAACTCTTTCGAGGAGAGGCAACCCGCCGATGCCTGA
- a CDS encoding cytidine deaminase, which yields MPESPAVPSAGPVPSELSAEDAKLVILARGARGRVGAVEGAAVRDQDGRTYAAASVSLPSLTLTALQLAVASAVAAGASRLEAAVVVTEASTLDAAGHAAVRDLATDAPIHLAAPDGTVLGTVVE from the coding sequence ATGCCTGAGTCACCCGCCGTACCGTCCGCCGGTCCCGTCCCGTCCGAGTTGAGCGCCGAGGACGCCAAGCTGGTCATCCTCGCGCGAGGGGCGCGGGGCCGCGTCGGTGCCGTCGAGGGGGCGGCGGTCCGCGACCAGGACGGTCGGACGTACGCGGCCGCGAGCGTCTCGCTGCCGTCGTTGACGCTCACCGCCCTCCAGCTCGCGGTCGCCTCCGCGGTGGCGGCCGGCGCGTCCCGGCTGGAGGCGGCGGTGGTGGTCACCGAGGCGTCGACGCTGGACGCCGCCGGGCACGCCGCCGTACGGGACCTCGCCACGGACGCGCCGATCCACCTGGCGGCCCCGGACGGCACCGTCCTCGGCACGGTGGTCGAGTGA
- the era gene encoding GTPase Era, with the protein MIGADRPYRAGFACFVGRPNAGKSTLTNAIVGQKIAITSNKPQTTRHIIRAVLHRADSQLVLVDTPGLHRPRTLLGERLNDLVRSTWSEVDVIGLCIPANEPVGRGDRFITGELAELKATVLAVVTKTDLVDKKRLAEQLLAVSELGEFADVVPVSAVSGHQVDTLVEVMTGYLPPSPQLYPDDMLTDDPEQVLVAELVREAALEGVRDELPHSIAVIVEEMIPEGQVMKIYADVYVERPSQKAIVIGHRGSRLKDVGTRARQQIEELLGTRVYLDLHVRVAKDWQRDPKQLRRLGF; encoded by the coding sequence GTGATCGGCGCGGACCGGCCCTACCGGGCGGGCTTCGCCTGTTTCGTCGGGCGGCCGAACGCCGGGAAGTCCACCCTGACCAACGCGATCGTCGGGCAGAAGATCGCCATCACCTCCAACAAGCCGCAGACCACCCGGCACATCATCCGGGCCGTCCTGCACCGCGCGGACTCCCAGCTCGTGCTGGTCGACACGCCCGGTCTGCACCGCCCCCGGACGCTGCTCGGCGAGCGTCTCAACGACCTGGTCCGGTCCACCTGGAGCGAGGTCGACGTGATCGGCCTCTGCATTCCCGCGAACGAGCCGGTCGGGCGGGGGGACCGGTTCATCACCGGCGAACTGGCCGAGCTGAAGGCGACCGTGCTCGCGGTGGTGACCAAGACCGACCTGGTCGACAAGAAGCGGCTGGCCGAGCAACTGCTCGCGGTCAGCGAGCTGGGCGAGTTCGCCGACGTGGTGCCGGTCAGCGCGGTCTCCGGGCATCAGGTGGACACCCTGGTCGAGGTGATGACCGGCTACCTGCCGCCGTCGCCGCAGCTCTATCCGGACGACATGCTCACCGACGACCCCGAGCAGGTACTCGTCGCCGAACTGGTCCGGGAGGCGGCCCTGGAGGGCGTCCGGGACGAACTGCCCCACTCGATCGCGGTGATCGTCGAGGAGATGATCCCCGAGGGGCAGGTCATGAAGATCTACGCCGACGTGTACGTCGAGCGCCCCAGCCAGAAGGCGATCGTGATCGGGCACCGGGGGAGCCGGCTGAAGGACGTGGGCACCCGGGCCAGGCAGCAGATCGAGGAACTCCTCGGCACCCGGGTCTACCTGGACCTGCACGTCCGGGTGGCGAAGGACTGGCAGCGCGACCCGAAGCAGTTGCGCCGGCTCGGTTTCTGA
- a CDS encoding acyltransferase family protein, whose translation MRNRYLDLLRFLAIIRVVVYHVTGWATLTLVFPAMSVMFALAGSLMAASLDRSGPAAVGRRLRRLLPSLWVAAAIFVPAMLLIGGLPLNWRLLLWLFPITDPPANGWGALALSVIWYLRDYLWFVLASPLALWLFRRAPLPTLITPYVLLVVVELGFPGAPVVLRDFGLYFGAWLLGFAHHDGMLRRMSRRVLVTVAAVLATAGAAWIFTHPGARGYDLNDIRIGNALWAAAFILIALGLAPSGAAWVDRNARFGRLVTIFNRRALTVYLWHMPFVVALTPLVDVVGWSHQNLLGLAIRVALVFALVGVMTVLVGWVEDVAARRRPELLPGGRRTRPEPTRPTDAVPAATDGPRPAVPAAIGGSRPAVPAAIDGSGPVVRTVPRAGSAAAVVPRPRPVVEPISGPAVEPEPSAENAPLRVS comes from the coding sequence ATGCGAAACCGATACCTGGATCTGCTGCGCTTCCTCGCGATCATCCGAGTCGTGGTCTACCACGTCACCGGGTGGGCCACGCTCACCCTGGTCTTCCCGGCCATGTCGGTGATGTTCGCGCTGGCCGGCTCGTTGATGGCCGCCTCGCTCGACCGCTCCGGTCCGGCGGCGGTCGGCCGGCGGCTGCGACGGCTGCTGCCCTCCCTCTGGGTGGCTGCGGCGATCTTCGTTCCGGCCATGCTGCTGATCGGCGGACTGCCGCTGAACTGGCGCCTGCTGCTCTGGCTCTTCCCGATCACTGACCCACCGGCCAACGGCTGGGGTGCCCTCGCGCTCAGCGTGATCTGGTACCTGCGCGACTACCTCTGGTTCGTGCTCGCCTCCCCGTTGGCGCTCTGGCTGTTCCGGCGGGCCCCGCTGCCCACCCTGATCACCCCGTACGTGCTGCTGGTCGTGGTCGAGTTGGGCTTCCCCGGCGCACCGGTCGTGCTGCGCGACTTCGGCCTGTACTTCGGCGCCTGGCTGCTCGGCTTCGCGCACCACGACGGGATGCTGCGCCGCATGTCCCGGCGGGTGCTGGTCACCGTCGCGGCGGTGCTGGCCACCGCCGGGGCGGCGTGGATCTTCACCCACCCCGGGGCGCGCGGCTACGACCTGAACGACATCCGCATCGGCAACGCCCTCTGGGCAGCGGCGTTCATCCTGATCGCCCTCGGCCTCGCCCCCTCCGGCGCGGCCTGGGTCGACCGGAATGCCCGCTTCGGCCGCCTGGTGACGATCTTCAACCGGCGGGCGCTGACCGTCTACCTCTGGCACATGCCCTTCGTGGTCGCACTCACCCCACTGGTCGACGTGGTCGGCTGGTCCCACCAGAACCTGCTCGGCCTCGCCATCCGGGTCGCCTTGGTCTTCGCCCTGGTCGGGGTGATGACGGTGCTGGTCGGTTGGGTCGAGGACGTCGCTGCCCGCCGTAGGCCCGAGTTGCTGCCCGGCGGTCGGCGTACCCGACCGGAGCCGACCAGGCCCACCGACGCCGTCCCGGCGGCGACCGACGGACCTCGACCCGCCGTCCCGGCGGCGATCGGCGGGTCTCGGCCCGCCGTCCCGGCGGCGATCGACGGATCCGGGCCCGTCGTGCGGACCGTGCCCCGCGCCGGCTCGGCGGCTGCCGTCGTGCCCCGGCCCCGCCCTGTCGTCGAGCCGATCTCCGGGCCGGCCGTCGAGCCGGAGCCCTCGGCCGAGAACGCCCCGCTGCGGGTGAGCTGA
- the recO gene encoding DNA repair protein RecO, whose product MAGYRRQLYRDDAVVLRVQKLGESDRIITLLTRRHGRLRAVARGVRRTTSRFGARLEPFGHVDLQLAGDPKGEQGSSLHTVSQVEGIDLYGKRFLGDYPRYTAASAIAETAERLTPVEREPSLRLFQLTLGALKSLARGEHDTMLVLDAYLLRGMTLAGWAPALTACAVCGTPGRHRAFSVPAGGCVCPDCRPPGAAHPAPATVDLMSALTTGDWVVADATPTGVRRECSGLVAAHLQWHLERALRSLPLVDRGTPSTGPAPTHRSDGPAERV is encoded by the coding sequence GTGGCCGGGTACCGCCGACAGCTCTACCGCGACGACGCGGTGGTGCTGCGCGTCCAGAAACTCGGCGAGTCGGACCGGATCATCACCCTGCTCACCCGCCGGCACGGGCGGCTGCGCGCGGTGGCCCGGGGGGTGCGGCGCACCACCTCCCGGTTCGGGGCCCGGCTGGAGCCGTTCGGTCACGTCGACCTCCAGCTCGCCGGGGACCCGAAGGGCGAACAGGGCAGCTCGCTGCACACCGTCAGCCAGGTCGAGGGGATCGACCTGTACGGCAAGCGGTTCCTCGGTGACTACCCCCGCTACACGGCGGCCAGCGCCATCGCCGAGACCGCCGAACGGCTTACTCCGGTCGAACGGGAGCCCTCGCTGCGGCTGTTCCAGCTCACCCTCGGCGCGCTGAAGTCCCTCGCGCGGGGCGAGCACGACACCATGCTGGTGCTCGACGCGTACCTGCTGCGGGGGATGACGCTGGCCGGCTGGGCGCCCGCGCTGACCGCCTGCGCGGTCTGCGGCACGCCGGGGCGGCACCGGGCGTTCTCCGTACCGGCCGGGGGGTGTGTCTGCCCGGACTGCCGCCCGCCCGGCGCGGCCCACCCGGCCCCGGCCACCGTCGACCTGATGTCCGCGCTGACCACCGGCGACTGGGTGGTCGCCGACGCCACCCCCACCGGCGTACGCCGGGAGTGCAGCGGCCTCGTCGCGGCGCACCTGCAGTGGCATCTGGAGCGCGCGTTACGCTCGCTGCCGCTGGTCGACCGGGGTACCCCGTCGACCGGCCCGGCCCCGACGCACCGCAGCGACGGGCCGGCAGAACGGGTGTGA
- a CDS encoding isoprenyl transferase: protein MRTGRRTPTPPTPHPSGARPPALPAEALPKHVAVVMDGNGRWAKDRGLPRTKGHEAGEFSLFDTIEGAIELGIPYLSAYAFSTENWRRSPDEVRFLMGFNRDVIRRRRDQLVELGVRVVWSGRAGRLWKSVISELQTAEEMSTDNSTLTLQFCVNYGGQAEIADAAAAIARDAAAGKLDPAKVTEKTVAKYLYHPEVPEVDLFLRPSGEERISNFLLWQSAYAELVFLDTLWPDFDRRHLWYACELYAQRDRRFGGALPNPVAPPAPTV from the coding sequence ATGAGGACGGGCCGGCGGACGCCGACGCCGCCGACGCCGCACCCGTCCGGGGCCCGGCCGCCGGCGCTGCCCGCCGAGGCGCTGCCGAAGCATGTCGCGGTGGTGATGGACGGCAACGGCCGGTGGGCCAAGGATCGGGGCCTGCCCCGCACCAAGGGGCACGAGGCGGGGGAGTTCTCCCTCTTCGACACCATCGAGGGCGCGATCGAGTTGGGCATCCCGTACCTCTCGGCGTACGCCTTTTCCACCGAGAACTGGCGGCGCTCGCCCGACGAGGTCCGCTTCCTGATGGGCTTCAACCGGGACGTCATCCGGCGTCGCCGGGACCAGCTCGTCGAGCTGGGCGTCCGGGTGGTCTGGTCGGGGCGGGCCGGTCGGCTCTGGAAGAGCGTGATCAGCGAGTTGCAGACCGCCGAGGAGATGTCGACGGACAACTCCACGCTGACCCTCCAGTTCTGCGTCAACTACGGCGGCCAGGCCGAGATCGCGGACGCCGCCGCCGCGATCGCCCGGGACGCCGCCGCCGGCAAGCTCGACCCGGCGAAGGTCACCGAGAAGACGGTCGCGAAGTATCTGTACCACCCGGAGGTCCCCGAGGTGGACCTCTTCCTCCGGCCCTCCGGCGAGGAGCGGATCTCCAACTTCCTGCTCTGGCAGAGCGCGTACGCCGAGCTGGTCTTCCTGGACACCCTCTGGCCGGACTTCGACCGCCGGCACCTCTGGTACGCCTGCGAGCTGTACGCGCAGCGCGACCGGAGGTTCGGGGGTGCCCTGCCCAACCCGGTCGCCCCGCCCGCCCCGACCGTCTGA
- a CDS encoding GntR family transcriptional regulator, translating into MPYEQAEYRRIADRITQQIRSGELTAHDKLPSTAEHHVSLATVNRAFGLLHDRGLVYGRQGKGVFVAEGHASS; encoded by the coding sequence GTGCCGTATGAGCAGGCCGAGTACCGCCGGATCGCGGACCGGATCACTCAGCAGATCAGATCCGGCGAGTTGACGGCGCACGACAAGCTGCCGTCCACCGCCGAACACCACGTCTCGCTCGCCACCGTGAACCGCGCCTTCGGACTGCTGCACGATCGTGGGCTCGTGTACGGCCGGCAGGGCAAGGGCGTCTTCGTGGCCGAGGGACACGCGTCAAGCTGA
- a CDS encoding MTH1187 family thiamine-binding protein — MLIAFSITPLGVGESVGDLVAEAVRVVRESGLPNRTDAMFTTVEGEWDEVMAVVKQAVDVVAAQAPRVSVVLKADVRPGVTDALTSKVAHIEARLAEN, encoded by the coding sequence ATGCTGATCGCGTTCTCGATTACCCCGCTCGGCGTCGGTGAGTCGGTCGGTGACCTGGTCGCCGAGGCGGTCCGGGTGGTCCGGGAGTCCGGCCTGCCGAACCGCACCGACGCCATGTTCACCACCGTCGAGGGCGAGTGGGACGAGGTGATGGCGGTGGTCAAACAGGCAGTAGACGTGGTCGCCGCGCAGGCACCCCGGGTCAGCGTCGTACTCAAGGCGGACGTACGACCGGGCGTGACCGACGCCCTCACCAGCAAGGTCGCCCACATCGAGGCCCGCCTCGCCGAGAACTGA
- a CDS encoding DUF6886 family protein: protein MRRFVPHVAPTARQADAYVWAVDHDRAPGYWFPRQCPRAMAWVRAATTSADDHAHVAVEPVEPLGPPEPVGDLFECHAEAGIQLRVLNNLWSFWDAVTTSTLGFSGIRLRHASPRPPA, encoded by the coding sequence ATCCGACGCTTCGTACCGCATGTCGCCCCAACCGCCCGCCAGGCCGACGCGTACGTCTGGGCCGTCGACCACGACCGCGCTCCCGGCTACTGGTTTCCCCGGCAGTGCCCCCGGGCGATGGCCTGGGTGCGGGCGGCGACCACCTCGGCGGACGACCACGCCCACGTCGCGGTCGAGCCGGTCGAGCCGCTTGGCCCACCCGAGCCGGTGGGCGACCTGTTCGAATGCCACGCCGAGGCCGGAATCCAGCTCCGCGTGCTGAACAACCTCTGGTCGTTCTGGGACGCCGTCACCACCAGCACGCTGGGTTTCAGCGGGATCCGGCTGCGCCACGCGTCCCCCCGCCCGCCGGCGTGA
- a CDS encoding energy-coupling factor transporter transmembrane component T family protein produces MISLEPVADPTAPLARRNPVAKLAAALLFSFTLVATLDPVAPAIAIAIELAVLPLFGVRYGVLARRAAPLLLGAVGIVVTLVLFAAEREGRVLVDAGPVLVTTGVLVTALGLVLRMLAVALPGVIVFATTDPTDLADALIQNAKAPPRFAIGALAAFRLVPMLGQEWQMISLARRARGVDAGRNPLAKLRLFVSTAFGLLVGAIRRGTRLAVAMDARGFDAGTPRTTARRQRFTVADGLLVVAATVLAGAALGVSIALGTFRPLIG; encoded by the coding sequence GTGATCAGCCTCGAGCCGGTCGCCGACCCGACCGCGCCGCTGGCCCGCCGCAATCCGGTGGCGAAGCTCGCGGCGGCGCTGCTCTTCTCGTTCACCCTGGTCGCCACCCTCGACCCGGTCGCCCCGGCGATCGCCATCGCGATCGAACTGGCCGTGCTCCCGCTGTTCGGGGTCCGGTACGGGGTGCTCGCCCGGCGGGCCGCGCCGCTGCTGCTCGGCGCGGTCGGCATCGTGGTCACCCTGGTGCTCTTCGCTGCCGAGCGGGAGGGCCGGGTACTCGTCGACGCCGGCCCCGTGCTGGTGACCACCGGGGTGCTGGTCACCGCGCTCGGGCTGGTGCTGCGGATGCTCGCGGTGGCGCTGCCCGGCGTGATCGTCTTCGCCACCACCGACCCGACCGACCTGGCCGACGCGCTGATCCAGAACGCCAAGGCCCCGCCCCGGTTCGCCATCGGCGCGCTGGCCGCGTTCCGGCTGGTGCCGATGCTCGGTCAGGAGTGGCAGATGATCAGCCTGGCCCGCCGGGCCCGGGGCGTGGACGCCGGCCGCAACCCGCTGGCGAAGCTCCGGCTCTTCGTCTCCACCGCGTTCGGGCTGCTGGTCGGGGCGATCCGCCGGGGCACCCGGCTGGCCGTGGCGATGGACGCGCGCGGCTTCGACGCCGGCACCCCACGTACGACCGCCCGCCGGCAGCGGTTCACCGTCGCGGACGGGCTGCTGGTCGTCGCGGCGACGGTGCTGGCCGGCGCGGCCCTGGGAGTGAGCATCGCGCTCGGCACCTTCCGCCCCCTGATCGGCTGA
- a CDS encoding ABC transporter ATP-binding protein yields MRVEVRGFGWRHAGRKAWAVRDVDLRIESGERVLLLGPSGAGKSTLLAALAGLLPEDSGEQEGDIGLDGLPPHRARDRVGVVFQDPESQLVMARCGDDVAFGLENRGVPAERIWPRVDEALARVGFPYHRDRPTAALSGGEQQRLALAGALALRPGLLLLDEPTANLDPAGAALIRRAIADAVDADTTLVLVEHRVAEALPLVDRVVVLAAGGGVRADGPPDRVFAEHGAALAADGVWVPGHPVPPRRAARPPGEVLLTAERLGLPPRLAPTDLPVRAGEALAVLGPNGAGKSTLALLLGGLLRPGTGRLTASAELAGTDRRTSPHRWRAPALANRIGSVFQDPEHQFVTGTVFDELALGPRRTGQPEATVRATVDELLTRLRLERLALANPYTLSGGEARRLSVATALATAPRLLICDEPTFGQDRRTWSELVDLFAGLRDAGHGIVTVTHDPDFVDALADRRVILRRPASQAGADGKPASTGASGEERS; encoded by the coding sequence GTGCGGGTGGAGGTCCGGGGATTCGGGTGGCGGCACGCGGGACGGAAGGCGTGGGCCGTTCGGGACGTCGACCTGCGCATCGAGAGCGGCGAGCGGGTGCTGTTGCTCGGGCCGTCCGGCGCGGGCAAGAGCACACTGCTGGCCGCGCTGGCCGGACTGCTGCCGGAGGACTCCGGCGAGCAGGAGGGCGACATCGGGCTCGACGGGCTCCCGCCGCACCGGGCGCGGGACCGGGTGGGCGTGGTCTTCCAGGACCCGGAGAGTCAACTCGTCATGGCCCGCTGCGGCGACGACGTGGCGTTCGGGCTGGAGAACCGGGGGGTGCCGGCCGAGCGGATCTGGCCCCGGGTCGACGAGGCGCTGGCCCGGGTCGGCTTCCCGTACCACCGCGACCGGCCCACCGCCGCGCTCTCCGGCGGGGAGCAGCAACGACTCGCCCTGGCCGGGGCGCTCGCGCTGCGGCCCGGGTTGCTGCTGCTCGACGAGCCGACCGCCAACCTCGACCCGGCCGGGGCGGCCCTGATCCGGCGGGCGATCGCCGACGCGGTGGACGCCGACACCACACTGGTCCTGGTCGAGCACCGGGTCGCCGAGGCGCTGCCGCTGGTCGACCGGGTGGTCGTCCTCGCCGCCGGTGGCGGGGTGCGGGCTGACGGCCCGCCCGATCGGGTCTTCGCCGAGCACGGTGCCGCGCTCGCCGCCGACGGGGTCTGGGTGCCCGGCCACCCGGTGCCGCCCCGCCGGGCGGCCCGGCCACCCGGGGAGGTGCTGCTCACCGCCGAACGGCTCGGCCTGCCGCCCCGGCTGGCCCCCACCGATCTTCCGGTACGCGCCGGCGAGGCGCTCGCCGTCCTCGGGCCGAACGGGGCCGGCAAGTCCACCCTCGCGCTGCTCCTCGGCGGACTGCTCCGACCGGGCACCGGCCGGTTGACCGCCAGCGCCGAACTGGCCGGCACCGACCGGCGTACTTCCCCGCACCGCTGGCGCGCACCCGCGCTGGCCAACCGGATCGGCTCGGTCTTCCAGGACCCGGAACACCAGTTCGTCACCGGTACGGTCTTCGACGAGCTGGCCCTCGGGCCACGCCGCACCGGGCAACCGGAGGCGACCGTCCGGGCCACCGTGGACGAGCTGCTGACCCGGCTCCGGCTGGAACGGCTGGCCCTCGCCAACCCATACACCCTCTCGGGTGGGGAGGCGCGGCGGCTGAGCGTGGCGACCGCCCTGGCCACCGCGCCCCGGCTGCTGATCTGCGACGAGCCCACCTTCGGGCAGGACCGGCGCACCTGGTCGGAGCTGGTCGACCTGTTCGCCGGGCTGCGCGACGCCGGGCACGGCATCGTGACGGTCACCCACGACCCGGACTTCGTCGACGCCCTCGCCGACCGGCGGGTGATCCTGCGCCGCCCCGCGTCGCAGGCCGGGGCGGACGGTAAGCCCGCCTCGACCGGGGCCAGCGGGGAGGAGCGGTCGTGA
- a CDS encoding ECF transporter S component, translating into MSKLDNPRWRTVDIVVASVIAVAFGVIFWAWGLVWSATSGAFAFFPPAQTLIYGVWLMPAVVGGLVIRKPGAALYCETVAAVLSALLGSQWAGTVIPQGIVQGLGAELAFAAFRYRSFRLPTALLAGALTGVGAALFDFLVWNAEYDLVGYRIPYALLTVVSAAVVAGAGGYALTSALANTGALAHLPAARNHRTPI; encoded by the coding sequence ATGAGCAAGCTCGACAACCCCCGTTGGCGTACCGTCGACATCGTGGTCGCCTCGGTGATCGCGGTCGCCTTCGGCGTCATCTTCTGGGCCTGGGGCCTGGTCTGGAGCGCGACATCCGGCGCGTTCGCCTTCTTCCCGCCGGCGCAGACCCTCATCTACGGCGTCTGGCTGATGCCGGCCGTGGTCGGTGGCCTGGTGATCCGCAAGCCCGGCGCGGCCCTGTACTGCGAGACCGTGGCGGCGGTGCTGTCCGCGCTGCTGGGCAGCCAGTGGGCCGGCACGGTCATCCCGCAGGGCATCGTCCAGGGTCTCGGCGCGGAGTTGGCCTTCGCCGCCTTCCGGTACCGCAGCTTCCGGCTGCCGACCGCGCTGCTCGCCGGGGCGCTGACCGGTGTCGGCGCGGCGCTGTTCGACTTCCTCGTCTGGAACGCCGAGTACGACCTGGTCGGCTACCGCATCCCGTACGCGCTGCTCACCGTGGTCAGCGCCGCGGTGGTCGCCGGTGCCGGCGGTTACGCCCTGACCAGCGCCCTGGCCAACACCGGAGCCCTGGCCCACCTCCCCGCCGCCCGAAACCACCGCACCCCCATCTGA
- a CDS encoding permease: protein MAGGPGERPAAGGAGRWLRERVGSVEVLAAVLVLLVLFREPIGAAISAPRMQTWTTVFVSVMVQAVPFLVFGVLLSAVIAVFVPRSFWARALPRHPALAVPVASAAGVVLPGCECGSVPIAGSLIRRGVTPAAALAFLLAAPAINPIVLTATAVAFPDNPEMVLGRGLASLVVAMIMGWLWLRLGRTDWIRLPHRPDLDGLARGVAFWSAVRHDVVHAGGFLVLGAMAAASINVLVPERWLQTLADDPVLSVLALAVLAVLLSICSEADAFVAASLSQFSLTSRLVFLVVGPMVDLKLVSMQVGAFGRRFAFRFAPTTFVVAVLVAVGVGTVVVR, encoded by the coding sequence GTGGCGGGTGGACCGGGGGAGAGGCCGGCGGCGGGCGGGGCGGGGCGGTGGCTGCGCGAGCGGGTCGGCTCGGTGGAGGTGCTGGCGGCGGTCCTGGTTCTGCTGGTGCTCTTCCGGGAGCCGATCGGCGCCGCGATCTCCGCACCGCGCATGCAGACCTGGACCACCGTTTTCGTCTCGGTCATGGTCCAGGCGGTGCCGTTCCTGGTGTTCGGGGTGCTGCTCTCGGCGGTGATCGCGGTCTTCGTACCGCGTTCGTTCTGGGCCCGGGCGCTGCCCCGACATCCGGCGCTCGCCGTGCCGGTGGCCAGCGCCGCCGGGGTGGTCCTGCCCGGGTGCGAGTGCGGGTCGGTGCCGATCGCCGGTTCGCTGATCCGCCGGGGGGTCACCCCGGCCGCCGCGCTGGCCTTCCTGCTCGCCGCCCCGGCGATCAACCCGATCGTGCTCACCGCCACCGCGGTCGCCTTCCCCGACAACCCGGAGATGGTCCTCGGTCGGGGCCTGGCCAGCCTGGTCGTCGCCATGATCATGGGTTGGCTCTGGCTGCGGCTGGGCCGGACCGACTGGATCCGGCTGCCACACCGACCCGACCTGGACGGCCTGGCCCGGGGTGTGGCGTTCTGGTCGGCGGTACGCCACGACGTGGTGCACGCCGGTGGGTTCCTGGTGCTCGGCGCGATGGCCGCCGCCAGCATCAACGTGCTGGTGCCGGAGCGCTGGTTGCAGACCCTGGCCGACGACCCGGTGCTCTCGGTGCTGGCCCTGGCGGTGCTGGCCGTGCTGCTGTCCATCTGCTCCGAGGCGGACGCCTTCGTCGCCGCGTCGCTGTCCCAGTTCTCGCTGACCTCCCGGCTGGTCTTCCTGGTGGTCGGTCCGATGGTGGACCTGAAACTCGTCTCGATGCAGGTCGGGGCCTTCGGCCGGCGGTTCGCGTTCCGGTTCGCCCCGACCACCTTCGTGGTGGCCGTCCTGGTGGCCGTCGGCGTGGGAACGGTGGTGGTCCGATGA